One Meriones unguiculatus strain TT.TT164.6M chromosome 5, Bangor_MerUng_6.1, whole genome shotgun sequence DNA segment encodes these proteins:
- the Dnajb8 gene encoding dnaJ homolog subfamily B member 8: protein MANYYEVLGVQSSASPEDIKKAYRKLALRWHPDKNPDNKEEAEKKFKQVSEAYEVLSDSKKRSLYDRAGCDGWKAGGASVPHSSPFGAGYAFRNPEDIFREFFGGLDPFSFDFWDTPFNDRSRSHGLRGTFSSGFGEFPAFMEAFSSFNPLGHGGASRATFSSTSFSGSGSGSSGFKSVMSSTEIVNGRKVTTKRIIENGQERVEVEEDGKLRSVTVNGKEKLMRVDSK, encoded by the coding sequence ATGGCCAACTACTATGAAGTGCTGGGTGTACAATCAAGCGCCTCCCCCGAGGACATTAAGAAGGCCTATCGAAAGCTAGCTTTGCGTTGGCACCCCGACAAGAACCCTGACAACAAGGAGGAGGCCGAGAAGAAGTTCAAGCAGGTTTCTGAGGCTTACGAGGTCCTGTCCGACTCTAAGAAGCGTTCTTTGTACGACCGGGCGGGCTGTGATGGCTGGAAAGCCGGCGGTGCCAGTGTCCCCCATAGCAGTCCCTTCGGTGCTGGCTATGCCTTCCGCAATCCTGAGGACATCTTCCGAGAGTTCTTTGGGGGTCTGGACCCTTTCTCCTTCGATTTCTGGGACACCCCCTTCAATGACCGCAGCAGGTCCCATGGTTTACGTGGGACCTTCTCTTCAGGCTTCGGTGAGTTCCCAGCATTCATGGAGGCCTTCTCGTCCTTCAACCCCCTGGGCCACGGGGGGGCCAGCCGGGCCACCTTTTCGTCCACTTCGTTCAGTGGCTCCGGTTCGGGCAGCTCAGGGTTCAAGTCAGTGATGTCATCCACTGAGATAGTGAATGGCCGAAAGGTGACCACCAAGCGCATTATTGAGAATGGCCAAGAGCGCGTGGAGGTGGAAGAGGATGGGAAGCTCCGTTCCGTAACTGTCAATGGCAAGGAGAAGCTCATGCGGGTGGACAGCAAGTGA